In one Rhodopirellula halodulae genomic region, the following are encoded:
- a CDS encoding sulfatase-like hydrolase/transferase encodes MLSRKLLLGLLATSLLASSFAKATDTPSKRPNFLVIVVDDQSPLDLRIYNPDSPLDTPNIDRLAASGMVFDGAHHMGAWSGAVCTPSRHMIMTGRSVWHIPQRRPKNPKKQNKSVRYPDTELAPANLPEFSMAAVFNRAGYDTMRTCKKGNSYPDANKQFTVVRDATKRGGTEETGSAWHGKQVLDYLNQRESAADRDPFLIYFGFSHPHDTRDGTPELLAKYGAINHKEKNSLPPANSKQPPLPPNHLDAHPFHHGHPNLRDEVAVSGVWERRDERTIRNELGREFACSENIDIQIGKVLNRLEEMGELQNTYVVYTSDHGMAIGRHGLQGKQNLYEHTWRVPFVLSGPSIPTGKRALGNLYLMDLLPTLVDLAGIEAPSTLEGRSLRPVIEGKQETLRDVLFGIYCGGTKPGMRCVKQGDWKLIKYDVLDGSVRETQLFNLAANPLEYLPEHHRESEWETDLAENEAFAEKRKEMEALLLHQMQSWDDPYRLWDQPTD; translated from the coding sequence ATGCTTTCACGCAAACTCCTACTTGGATTGCTCGCCACTTCGCTGCTGGCGTCCTCTTTCGCGAAAGCGACCGATACGCCGTCGAAGCGTCCTAACTTTCTGGTCATTGTTGTTGATGACCAATCGCCGCTGGACCTGAGAATCTACAACCCGGACTCGCCGCTGGACACACCCAACATTGATCGCCTGGCCGCATCGGGCATGGTGTTCGATGGAGCCCACCACATGGGAGCATGGTCTGGTGCCGTTTGCACGCCATCTCGCCACATGATCATGACCGGGCGATCCGTGTGGCATATCCCGCAACGTCGGCCCAAAAATCCAAAGAAACAAAACAAGAGCGTGCGTTACCCGGACACGGAACTCGCTCCCGCGAATTTGCCCGAGTTTTCGATGGCAGCCGTCTTCAATCGTGCTGGCTACGACACAATGCGAACCTGCAAGAAAGGAAACAGTTACCCCGACGCCAACAAGCAATTCACCGTCGTTCGCGACGCGACAAAACGCGGCGGCACCGAAGAAACGGGCAGTGCATGGCACGGAAAACAAGTGCTGGATTATCTGAATCAGCGTGAATCCGCAGCCGATCGCGATCCCTTCCTGATCTATTTCGGATTCTCGCATCCGCACGACACACGGGATGGAACTCCGGAACTACTGGCCAAGTACGGCGCCATCAACCACAAGGAAAAGAACTCACTGCCACCAGCAAATTCGAAGCAGCCTCCGCTTCCACCAAACCACTTGGACGCTCATCCGTTTCACCACGGGCATCCGAATCTTCGTGACGAAGTGGCCGTCAGCGGCGTTTGGGAGCGTCGCGACGAACGCACCATTCGCAATGAACTCGGTCGAGAATTCGCTTGCAGTGAAAACATCGACATCCAAATCGGGAAGGTTCTGAATCGACTGGAAGAAATGGGTGAACTACAAAACACCTATGTTGTTTACACCTCCGACCATGGAATGGCGATTGGACGCCATGGGTTGCAAGGCAAACAGAATCTCTACGAACACACTTGGCGTGTCCCATTTGTCTTGTCCGGACCATCGATCCCAACGGGCAAGCGAGCCCTCGGAAATCTCTACCTGATGGACTTGCTGCCGACGTTGGTGGATTTGGCTGGCATTGAGGCACCGTCCACCTTGGAAGGTCGATCACTTCGACCCGTGATTGAGGGCAAGCAAGAAACTCTGCGTGATGTCTTGTTTGGTATTTACTGCGGCGGGACGAAACCGGGAATGCGATGCGTCAAACAGGGCGATTGGAAACTGATCAAGTACGACGTTCTCGACGGTTCCGTCCGCGAAACGCAGTTGTTCAATCTGGCGGCCAATCCGCTGGAGTACCTTCCCGAACATCACCGTGAATCAGAATGGGAGACTGATTTGGCGGAGAACGAAGCCTTCGCGGAGAAAAGAAAAGAGATGGAAGCGTTGCTGCTACACCAAATGCAATCATGGGACGATCCCTATCGATTGTGGGATCAACCCACGGACTGA
- a CDS encoding sulfatase family protein, whose translation MSFIAPRLPSRFGRCRSPLRYAFTVLLGLLFGTIGVGSCGASEPGKKPKLQRPNIVVIYTDDQGFGDVGCFNPDAKFATPNMDRLAKEGIAFTNAHSSDAVCTPSRYGLLTGRYSWRTRLKRGVMVAEGECLIEDGRMTLASLLRDQGYRTGMVGKWHLGMQFPGPPNDRDWTQPIRDMPLDKGFDHFFGIPASLNYGVLAWFDGRHAKVPPTMWSGKKPNKRHVDYRIRPPYLETQQQARQKFRNTTIEVAEDFVDNQCLTRFTDEAMDWIGNVSSDVTANEPNETQQPFFLYLPLTSPHYPVCPLPEFWGQGECGGYGEFMTETDHHVGRLLAFLDQHGLSENTVVVLTSDNGPEKSWKQRIEEFGHHSNGPLRGGKRDIYEGGHRVPMLVRWPAGVDRPGRVSDALVGQVDLLATVAELVGATIPDNAGEDSQSFAKILTDAEHQHVRVPLVNHGIKGEFAITKGDWKWIAPRARDKPASDQPGELYHLGRDLSESNNVLAENASLVEQLQHSLTEIVLRGRSTPGETQPNDTGHWNDLTWITPAEYDEGVH comes from the coding sequence ATGTCGTTTATTGCCCCCCGCCTCCCGTCACGTTTCGGCCGCTGCCGAAGTCCACTTCGGTACGCTTTTACAGTGCTGCTCGGACTGCTGTTTGGAACCATCGGCGTTGGATCATGTGGTGCGTCCGAACCGGGCAAAAAGCCGAAACTGCAGCGTCCCAACATTGTCGTCATCTACACCGACGACCAAGGCTTCGGCGACGTGGGATGCTTCAATCCCGATGCAAAATTCGCCACTCCCAATATGGACCGTTTGGCCAAGGAAGGCATTGCCTTCACCAACGCGCACAGCAGCGATGCGGTTTGCACGCCCTCACGGTATGGCCTACTGACCGGACGCTACAGTTGGCGAACACGACTCAAACGCGGTGTGATGGTGGCCGAAGGTGAATGCTTGATCGAAGACGGGCGAATGACCTTGGCCAGCCTGCTTCGTGACCAGGGTTATCGCACCGGGATGGTTGGCAAATGGCACTTGGGGATGCAATTCCCCGGCCCGCCAAACGATCGTGACTGGACGCAACCCATTCGCGACATGCCGCTCGACAAAGGGTTCGACCATTTCTTTGGTATACCCGCATCGTTGAACTACGGTGTGCTCGCTTGGTTTGACGGTCGACACGCGAAGGTTCCGCCGACCATGTGGAGTGGCAAAAAGCCCAACAAGCGGCACGTCGACTATCGCATCCGTCCGCCGTATTTGGAAACGCAACAACAAGCCCGCCAAAAGTTCAGAAACACCACGATCGAAGTCGCGGAAGACTTTGTCGATAACCAGTGTCTGACTCGATTCACCGATGAAGCGATGGATTGGATCGGCAACGTTAGCTCAGACGTGACCGCAAACGAACCGAACGAGACTCAACAGCCGTTCTTTCTTTATTTGCCGCTCACTTCGCCCCATTATCCCGTGTGTCCTTTGCCGGAGTTTTGGGGACAAGGCGAATGTGGTGGCTATGGCGAGTTCATGACCGAAACGGATCATCACGTGGGGCGGCTGCTTGCGTTTCTCGACCAACATGGCCTGAGTGAAAACACGGTGGTCGTCCTAACCAGTGACAACGGGCCTGAAAAATCATGGAAACAACGCATTGAAGAATTCGGACATCACAGCAACGGTCCACTGCGTGGTGGCAAGCGAGACATCTACGAAGGTGGACACCGGGTGCCCATGCTAGTGCGTTGGCCCGCTGGAGTTGATCGCCCCGGTCGAGTCAGCGATGCCTTGGTGGGACAAGTCGATTTGCTCGCGACCGTCGCCGAGTTAGTGGGCGCAACCATTCCAGACAATGCGGGCGAAGACAGCCAAAGCTTCGCGAAAATTTTGACGGACGCCGAGCACCAACACGTTCGTGTTCCGCTGGTGAATCATGGTATCAAAGGCGAATTCGCGATCACAAAAGGCGATTGGAAATGGATCGCTCCCCGGGCACGCGATAAACCGGCAAGCGACCAACCGGGCGAGCTCTATCATTTGGGCCGCGATCTATCCGAATCGAACAATGTCCTTGCCGAGAACGCTTCCTTGGTCGAACAACTTCAGCATTCATTGACTGAAATCGTTCTCCGCGGACGTTCCACGCCGGGCGAGACTCAGCCCAACGACACGGGGCACTGGAACGACCTGACCTGGATCACCCCCGCGGAATACGACGAAGGCGTGCACTGA
- a CDS encoding tetratricopeptide repeat protein yields the protein MSETSAQPTTDSDTDGNAETQQTESAPTKRLHSVLLGLALIAITMLAYLPAIQGGFIWDDDDYVTENPTLNSLDGLVAIWTNPSATPQYYPIVHSTFWIENHLWGLNPMGYHLVNIIVHCVSALLLWRLLSKLSIPGAYVAALLFAVHPMHVESVAWITERKNVLSGLFSLLTILCWLNFRDFTRVESDGLNRSRRWYVLASFCFVAALFSKTVASTLPAALLVMIWWKRGTIRRSDILPLIPFFVIGISLGLLTVWLEKNQVGASGIDWELSPWERVLIAGRALWFYAGKIVWPAELIFTYPRWEIDSSIWWQNAFPIAAFAVMIALFAYRDRLGRGPAAAVFLYAGTLFPALGFFDVYPMRFSFVADHFAYMASVPLIALIVSVVATWLQRDDDDDEEAFGIGRFLPIMVSVGAVLLLATTTFSQSTIYSGLEILWRDTLDKNPNSFLAHNNLGALLNRRGDYLEAETHLRRSIEIKPNFADSLINLAQARQNLGDLEEALALYQEATEVNPNLAEAFNGLGATQGMMGDLESSEASLQQAIEIDPNHANSYANLATLRSAQGRVDEAIELFQTAIQLDPERLEYKTNLARVLMSDQRWQESTLAWKAILHESPDDVSALHNLGVIAANQEQPKIAIEYFEKVLEQVPNHLSATYNMGAMHGALGNQAEADRYFQRAERLQPQTP from the coding sequence ATGAGCGAAACCTCGGCACAGCCAACCACTGACAGCGACACCGACGGCAACGCTGAAACGCAACAAACGGAATCGGCACCAACCAAACGTTTGCACTCAGTCTTGCTCGGGTTGGCACTCATCGCGATCACCATGCTGGCCTACCTGCCCGCGATCCAAGGCGGATTCATCTGGGACGACGATGACTACGTCACCGAGAACCCAACGTTGAATTCATTGGATGGTCTGGTCGCTATTTGGACCAATCCCTCGGCGACGCCGCAGTACTACCCGATCGTCCACAGCACGTTTTGGATCGAAAACCATCTCTGGGGTTTGAACCCCATGGGTTACCACTTGGTCAACATCATCGTTCATTGCGTCAGTGCATTGTTGCTGTGGCGATTGTTGTCGAAGTTATCGATTCCCGGAGCTTACGTTGCAGCGTTGCTGTTCGCGGTCCATCCCATGCATGTTGAGTCGGTCGCTTGGATCACCGAACGCAAAAATGTTCTGTCTGGACTTTTTAGCCTGCTGACGATTCTTTGCTGGTTGAACTTTCGCGATTTCACACGGGTAGAGTCCGATGGTTTGAATCGTTCGCGGCGATGGTATGTCTTGGCATCGTTTTGCTTCGTCGCGGCATTGTTCAGCAAGACCGTCGCGTCGACGCTTCCCGCCGCATTGCTGGTCATGATTTGGTGGAAGCGAGGAACCATCCGGCGAAGCGATATCCTGCCTCTGATTCCGTTCTTTGTGATCGGAATCAGTCTTGGATTGTTGACCGTTTGGTTAGAGAAAAATCAGGTCGGGGCCAGCGGCATTGATTGGGAACTTAGCCCCTGGGAACGAGTTCTCATCGCGGGACGCGCACTGTGGTTCTACGCCGGCAAAATCGTTTGGCCTGCTGAGCTGATCTTCACCTATCCTCGCTGGGAAATTGACTCCAGCATTTGGTGGCAGAATGCTTTTCCGATTGCGGCGTTCGCGGTCATGATCGCGTTGTTTGCCTATCGAGATCGGTTGGGACGTGGCCCCGCCGCCGCTGTGTTCCTGTACGCCGGAACGCTATTTCCTGCACTAGGATTCTTCGACGTCTACCCCATGCGTTTCTCGTTTGTCGCGGACCACTTTGCTTACATGGCCAGTGTTCCGCTGATCGCACTGATCGTTTCCGTGGTCGCGACTTGGTTGCAGCGTGACGACGACGACGATGAAGAGGCCTTTGGCATCGGCCGTTTCCTTCCCATCATGGTCTCTGTTGGCGCAGTGTTGCTATTGGCCACGACCACCTTCAGCCAATCCACGATCTACAGCGGGCTGGAGATTCTTTGGCGAGACACCTTGGACAAGAACCCAAATTCATTTCTCGCCCATAATAACTTGGGTGCTCTGCTAAATCGTCGAGGAGACTACTTGGAAGCGGAAACGCACCTCCGCCGATCAATCGAGATCAAACCCAACTTTGCCGACTCGCTGATCAACTTGGCTCAAGCACGTCAGAACCTGGGCGATTTGGAAGAAGCCCTCGCGTTGTACCAAGAAGCCACCGAGGTCAATCCGAACCTCGCTGAAGCCTTCAATGGATTGGGTGCCACTCAGGGAATGATGGGCGACTTGGAATCGTCTGAGGCTTCGCTTCAACAAGCCATCGAGATCGATCCCAATCACGCCAACTCGTACGCCAATTTGGCGACCCTGCGATCCGCCCAAGGCCGAGTGGACGAGGCTATCGAGCTATTCCAAACAGCCATTCAATTGGATCCCGAGCGACTGGAATACAAAACCAACCTCGCCCGAGTGCTGATGTCCGATCAGCGTTGGCAGGAATCGACACTTGCTTGGAAAGCCATCTTGCATGAATCGCCCGATGACGTCAGTGCTTTGCACAACCTAGGCGTGATCGCTGCCAACCAGGAACAACCCAAGATCGCCATCGAATACTTTGAGAAAGTACTTGAGCAAGTTCCCAACCATCTGAGTGCCACCTACAACATGGGTGCGATGCATGGTGCCTTGGGCAATCAAGCCGAAGCGGACCGATACTTTCAACGCGCGGAACGGCTTCAGCCTCAAACGCCTTGA
- a CDS encoding metal ABC transporter permease gives MIPPAQSGFDWSVDWSWQLDGWIVVAGMLCAVSSSLLGCFLVLRRMSLLGDAISHAVLPGLAAAFLISGTRSSGWMFLGAVIVGVLTALLSDWIHVRGEVDEGASMGVVFTTLFAAGLIMIVLAADRVDLDPGCVLYGAIESTPLDRWTISLPGLASVRVPRVVVVLSIVTLINAAFVLLFFKELKMATFDAELATSSGFSAKVIHYVLMTLVAVTAVACFESVGNILVVAMLVVPAATAYLLTDRLGMMIGLACVIGAVSAWAGHIAAVEVPTWFGFRSTTTAGMMAVATGAAFTLAVLFSPKRGLIPQWTRKQWLRWTILTDDVLALLYRMEERSTEERPLAESMAMREDLNAWMADILLTKRFAISLALKFHVWRRRVMDGRDNESATLVPTLTELGRSEAESLVRSHRLWEQYLVTRVDLEGDRIHQQAHRLEHFTDRQLQDRLDVQTDSPDKDPHGSPIPSANDPQP, from the coding sequence ATGATTCCTCCGGCACAAAGCGGATTCGACTGGTCGGTGGATTGGAGCTGGCAACTGGATGGCTGGATCGTTGTGGCCGGCATGCTCTGCGCAGTCTCTTCTTCGCTGCTGGGTTGCTTCCTGGTCTTGCGCCGAATGAGTTTGCTGGGCGATGCCATCAGCCACGCTGTGTTGCCCGGCCTGGCAGCCGCATTTTTGATCTCGGGCACTCGCAGCAGTGGATGGATGTTCTTGGGCGCGGTAATCGTCGGCGTGCTCACAGCGTTGTTGTCCGATTGGATTCACGTTCGGGGTGAAGTTGACGAAGGCGCCTCGATGGGAGTGGTGTTCACGACGCTCTTTGCCGCGGGATTGATCATGATCGTGCTTGCCGCGGATCGCGTGGACCTGGATCCAGGCTGCGTGCTCTACGGCGCCATTGAATCGACGCCGCTTGACCGATGGACGATTTCGCTGCCCGGTTTGGCTTCGGTGCGGGTTCCACGCGTGGTCGTCGTGCTATCCATCGTGACGCTGATCAACGCGGCGTTCGTGTTGTTGTTCTTCAAAGAACTCAAGATGGCAACCTTCGACGCGGAACTCGCCACCTCCAGCGGTTTTTCGGCGAAGGTCATCCACTACGTCTTGATGACGTTGGTCGCCGTCACCGCGGTGGCTTGCTTCGAAAGCGTTGGCAACATCCTGGTGGTTGCGATGCTGGTGGTCCCCGCCGCGACGGCTTACCTGCTCACCGACCGCTTGGGAATGATGATTGGATTGGCGTGCGTGATCGGCGCGGTCTCCGCTTGGGCCGGTCACATCGCTGCGGTAGAAGTTCCCACCTGGTTTGGCTTCCGCAGCACAACCACCGCCGGAATGATGGCGGTTGCCACGGGAGCCGCCTTCACGTTGGCCGTCCTGTTCTCGCCCAAGCGAGGCTTGATCCCACAGTGGACTCGCAAGCAATGGCTACGTTGGACCATTTTGACGGACGATGTTCTGGCCCTGCTCTATCGAATGGAAGAACGGTCCACGGAAGAACGCCCGCTCGCGGAATCCATGGCAATGCGTGAGGACCTGAACGCTTGGATGGCTGACATCTTGTTGACCAAACGATTCGCGATTTCGCTTGCGCTGAAATTCCATGTTTGGCGTCGGCGAGTGATGGACGGTCGCGACAACGAATCAGCCACCCTCGTCCCGACGCTCACCGAACTCGGTCGGTCCGAAGCCGAATCGCTGGTTCGATCCCACCGACTTTGGGAACAATACTTGGTCACGCGCGTCGATTTGGAAGGCGATCGAATTCACCAACAAGCCCACCGCTTGGAGCACTTCACCGACCGGCAATTGCAAGATCGACTGGACGTCCAAACGGATTCTCCGGACAAAGACCCTCACGGAAGCCCCATTCCTTCGGCCAATGACCCGCAACCATGA
- a CDS encoding metal ABC transporter permease produces the protein MGEQLWRVISLQDHNTRVVILGAAMLGFAAGLVGCFTLLRRRALVGDALAHAALPGIAIAFLWVTAMGGNGRSLPVLLLGATISGLFGIASILIIRRGTRIKEDAALGIVLSVFFGLGLELLGIAQQMKNGNKAGLESFIYGKTASMVSSDAWLIGGASLLCVVICLGLFKEFKLLCFDEAFAGSRGYPVVLLDAGLMTVVVVITIVGLQAVGLVLVIALLVIPAASARFWTDRLIWMIVLSSLIGMTGCLVGAAASAMLPRLPSGAMIVLATGLGFLVSFFVGARRGLLIRIWRRQSLNASIDRQHLLRELYELFENDPQRLAVSWEELLQARSWSKKRLRRILEHASKDGWISENITKMEFALTERGETEARRLTRRHRLWELYLIHHADIAPQRVDRDADAIEHVLDPETVAELESLLNAELGERRMPTDPHAKSAEGVPS, from the coding sequence ATGGGCGAGCAACTGTGGCGTGTGATCAGCCTGCAGGATCACAACACTCGCGTGGTGATCCTGGGCGCCGCGATGCTTGGGTTCGCCGCTGGCTTGGTGGGGTGCTTCACGTTGCTGCGTCGACGTGCCCTGGTCGGAGACGCCCTCGCGCACGCGGCACTGCCCGGGATCGCAATCGCTTTCTTGTGGGTGACGGCAATGGGAGGCAACGGTCGATCGTTGCCGGTCCTGTTGTTGGGCGCCACGATTTCAGGGCTGTTTGGTATCGCTTCCATCCTGATCATTCGGCGTGGCACTCGGATCAAAGAGGACGCAGCACTCGGAATCGTCCTCAGCGTTTTCTTTGGGTTGGGTTTGGAATTGCTGGGCATCGCCCAACAGATGAAAAACGGCAACAAAGCCGGCTTGGAATCGTTCATCTACGGCAAAACGGCCTCGATGGTCTCCAGCGATGCTTGGTTGATCGGCGGCGCATCGTTGTTGTGCGTGGTGATCTGCTTGGGTTTGTTCAAAGAATTCAAACTGCTGTGCTTCGATGAAGCTTTCGCGGGATCGCGCGGCTATCCCGTGGTCTTGCTGGACGCCGGATTGATGACCGTCGTGGTGGTGATCACGATCGTGGGACTGCAGGCGGTTGGATTGGTGCTCGTCATCGCGTTGCTGGTCATTCCCGCCGCCTCGGCTCGTTTTTGGACGGACCGGCTGATTTGGATGATCGTGCTTTCGTCACTGATCGGCATGACGGGGTGTCTGGTGGGAGCCGCCGCCAGCGCCATGCTGCCGCGATTGCCCAGCGGAGCGATGATCGTGCTGGCCACGGGGCTTGGTTTTCTAGTCAGCTTCTTTGTCGGCGCACGGCGCGGCTTACTGATTCGGATCTGGCGACGTCAATCGCTCAACGCCAGCATCGATCGCCAACACCTTCTGCGCGAATTGTATGAACTGTTTGAGAATGATCCACAGAGGCTGGCTGTTTCCTGGGAAGAATTGCTGCAAGCTCGCAGTTGGTCCAAGAAACGCTTGCGACGCATTTTGGAACATGCGTCCAAGGACGGTTGGATCAGCGAAAACATCACCAAGATGGAGTTCGCATTGACGGAACGCGGTGAAACCGAAGCCAGACGTTTGACCCGGCGACACCGATTGTGGGAACTCTACTTGATCCACCACGCCGACATCGCTCCTCAACGGGTGGACCGGGACGCGGATGCGATTGAACACGTCTTGGATCCAGAAACGGTTGCGGAGTTGGAGTCGCTGCTGAACGCGGAACTTGGCGAACGCCGGATGCCAACGGACCCTCATGCAAAGTCTGCCGAAGGAGTCCCCTCATGA
- a CDS encoding metal ABC transporter ATP-binding protein, which yields MNSVTPSGPAADELIADAPISDNRSAAQTQPDSIALKVDDLTVAYHRKPVIWDVELEIPAGNLVGIVGPNGAGKSTLLKAVMDLIPRASGRVEVFGEPYAKSRGRVGYVPQRESVDWDFPVDALDVVTMGLYRRLGWCMPVRKKHRDIARDALARVGIADLANRQISQLSGGQQQRTFLARALVQDADLYLMDEPLAAVDAATEAAIIDLLRQMRADGKTAVVIHHDLQSVPDYFDYVVLLNMRVVAAGKTEDVFTSENLQKTYGGRLTLLDEATEAMRRRERSI from the coding sequence GTTCCGCAGCCCAAACGCAGCCGGATTCCATCGCGTTGAAGGTGGATGATCTAACCGTTGCCTATCACCGTAAACCGGTGATTTGGGACGTGGAGTTGGAAATCCCCGCCGGAAATTTGGTGGGCATTGTCGGACCCAATGGCGCGGGCAAAAGCACCCTGCTCAAAGCCGTCATGGACTTGATCCCACGAGCGTCCGGTCGTGTCGAAGTCTTTGGCGAGCCCTACGCCAAATCACGCGGACGTGTTGGTTACGTCCCGCAACGTGAAAGTGTTGATTGGGACTTCCCTGTCGATGCTCTCGATGTGGTGACGATGGGACTGTATCGCCGTTTGGGTTGGTGCATGCCGGTGCGAAAGAAACATCGCGACATCGCACGCGATGCGCTGGCACGGGTCGGCATTGCTGATTTGGCCAACCGACAGATCAGCCAGCTTTCTGGCGGACAGCAACAACGCACATTCCTGGCGCGCGCGCTCGTCCAAGACGCGGACCTGTATTTGATGGACGAACCTCTGGCCGCGGTGGATGCGGCAACGGAAGCAGCCATCATCGACTTGCTTCGTCAGATGCGGGCCGATGGAAAAACGGCGGTGGTCATCCATCACGATTTGCAATCCGTGCCGGACTACTTCGACTACGTCGTGCTTCTGAACATGAGAGTCGTTGCTGCCGGCAAAACGGAAGACGTGTTCACCAGTGAAAACCTGCAAAAAACCTATGGTGGCCGCTTGACGTTGCTGGACGAGGCCACCGAAGCGATGCGTCGGCGGGAACGTTCGATCTGA